The proteins below come from a single Edaphobacter acidisoli genomic window:
- a CDS encoding rhamnogalacturonidase, whose product MDAFNSARRELLKFGGMGLAVAATSMPSAYASTKSSARSSALQLFDVRTYGAVGDGKAVDSPAINKAIEAAAAAGGGTVFFPAGTWLSFSIRLKSNVDLYLSQGAVLLAADSPLPGQTTGYNGGTYDAAESNAPWEDYQDYGHNHWHNSLIWGENLHDIGISGPGLIYGKGLSFGAGPGRPPGAPPRPAGARPYVPHKRGDYVMFQAEQAGVGNKSIALKNCRNVILRDFSILKGGHFGLLLTGVDNMTIDNLKIDTDRDGMDIDCCKNVRVSNCMVNSPWDDGICPKSSYALGYARATENVTITNCYVTGTYELGTVLDGTWKKFPPDVHSGYTGRIKCGTESNGGFKNITISNCVFDGCHGLALESEDGALCEDIAITNITQRDVHESPIFFRLGARLRGPKDTTKVGTLQRIVVDNFVSYNNESRVCSILSGIPGYEIKDIKMSNIYIQHQGGDYASQVGIVPPENVDKYPDPGMFGPMPAQGFFFRHVRNLEMSHVEVAPMNPDPRPAFALQDVNRADFIAVTAPTNPAAFSLNKVTDLRVLLSRAAKDTVLESADGKTI is encoded by the coding sequence ATGGACGCCTTCAATTCTGCACGCCGTGAACTCCTGAAGTTCGGCGGCATGGGACTGGCCGTTGCAGCCACATCCATGCCCTCGGCTTACGCCTCCACCAAATCCTCAGCGCGTAGCAGCGCACTTCAACTCTTCGATGTCCGCACTTATGGTGCAGTCGGCGACGGCAAGGCAGTCGACAGTCCCGCAATCAACAAAGCGATCGAAGCCGCGGCAGCAGCGGGCGGCGGTACCGTCTTCTTTCCTGCTGGAACATGGTTATCGTTCTCCATTCGTCTGAAGAGCAATGTAGATCTGTATTTATCGCAAGGTGCTGTGCTGCTCGCGGCGGATTCTCCTCTACCTGGCCAAACGACCGGTTACAACGGTGGCACGTATGACGCAGCCGAATCGAACGCGCCGTGGGAGGACTATCAGGACTACGGCCACAACCACTGGCACAACTCGCTGATCTGGGGCGAGAATCTGCACGACATCGGCATCTCTGGGCCAGGCTTGATCTATGGCAAAGGCTTGAGCTTTGGCGCAGGACCGGGCCGTCCGCCGGGCGCACCTCCGCGGCCTGCGGGAGCGAGGCCATACGTACCGCACAAACGTGGCGACTATGTCATGTTTCAGGCCGAACAGGCAGGTGTCGGTAACAAGTCCATTGCGCTCAAGAACTGCCGCAACGTGATTCTGCGCGACTTTTCGATTCTGAAGGGCGGACACTTCGGTCTGCTGCTCACCGGCGTCGACAACATGACGATCGATAACCTCAAGATCGATACCGACCGCGACGGCATGGACATCGACTGCTGCAAGAACGTGCGCGTGTCGAACTGCATGGTCAACTCACCGTGGGACGACGGCATCTGCCCGAAGTCGAGCTACGCGCTGGGCTATGCTCGCGCCACCGAGAATGTGACCATCACCAACTGCTACGTTACAGGCACGTATGAGTTGGGCACGGTGCTAGATGGAACATGGAAGAAGTTTCCGCCTGACGTGCATTCGGGGTACACGGGCCGCATCAAATGCGGTACTGAGTCCAATGGCGGCTTCAAGAACATCACGATCTCAAACTGCGTCTTCGACGGATGCCATGGACTCGCGCTTGAAAGCGAGGACGGAGCGCTGTGCGAGGACATTGCCATCACCAACATCACACAACGCGACGTGCACGAGTCGCCGATCTTCTTTCGCCTGGGCGCGCGGCTTCGCGGGCCAAAGGATACTACAAAAGTCGGCACGCTACAGCGCATCGTTGTCGATAACTTCGTCAGCTACAACAACGAGTCGCGCGTCTGCTCAATCCTGAGCGGCATTCCTGGCTACGAGATCAAAGACATCAAGATGTCGAACATCTACATTCAGCACCAGGGAGGCGATTATGCGAGCCAGGTCGGTATCGTTCCGCCGGAGAATGTTGATAAGTATCCTGACCCCGGAATGTTCGGGCCGATGCCTGCGCAGGGCTTCTTCTTCCGCCATGTGCGCAACCTGGAGATGAGTCACGTTGAGGTTGCACCGATGAATCCTGATCCGCGTCCTGCGTTTGCGTTGCAGGATGTGAACCGCGCGGACTTCATCGCTGTGACTGCGCCGACAAACCCTGCGGCGTTCTCGCTGAACAAAGTGACAGATCTGCGCGTTCTGTTGAGCCGTGCCGCAAAGGATACTGTGCTCGAATCCGCTGACGGCAAGACAATCTAA
- a CDS encoding glycosyl hydrolase: MQSIRRFAVAALAAAMLFIPTFANGQQPWQKLQMPTAAKAAATWKTPPPEYGPEPYYGLNGPVDLTVIDRDLDTMQHLGFRAVTVQAGFGMPFAYLSPDYFHFFRTFVEEAKKRNMRVWIVDDAGYPSGFAGGEFTSEKPELRMQALELTQTIPVAAGQTIQKAIDPATVAVAAINKDDGKFIPIKVTNNEIDWTVPSGDWQIMLVEHQFRTSPTRSDTNPRRVKDTEQSLEDYLDPAATMQFIAFTHEQYKKYVGDEFGKTIMGFRGDEPDYSIRGLPWTPKFFERFEQIKGYDIHPYLAALFLQKLTPEQQRAKADYYDVFSQMFRDGFFKVQGEWCAANHLEYQVHLNHEEMEMALTRSEGDFFRDMRYVEVPGIDAIWHQIDPDTVSDYPRLASSVSHVYGKPRAFTESFAAYRPTPTLEQARYILNEQFVRGVNLVEAMYFPATSRGVRPPPAFMADPGFPALMQYTQRVSYLMAMGRPAASVALYLPSSSMWMGDSAADAAFVSTERMLSERQIDFDIIGEDALARDLIAGPGSFMTLSGNRYTTVILPSISLLSEAALDRLRAFAAKGGHVVFLGRTPSLIAGRTILDGRAATATDFSWATIVPGELSPTPTPPMQPPAAPPALQVVPEAFRQAIAATVPDPDITLDQSTTALRYMRRRLKDADVYFFFNESAEPLARAVALQTTGRHAEVWDPQTGAVAAIKSSGAKGARKLQLALKPYQTEIIVIR; the protein is encoded by the coding sequence ATGCAATCGATTCGACGCTTTGCCGTAGCTGCGCTGGCCGCGGCGATGCTTTTCATCCCCACGTTTGCCAATGGTCAGCAACCCTGGCAGAAACTCCAGATGCCGACCGCCGCGAAAGCCGCTGCTACATGGAAGACGCCTCCGCCCGAGTACGGCCCAGAGCCGTACTACGGTCTCAACGGCCCAGTCGATCTTACGGTCATCGACCGCGATCTCGACACCATGCAGCATTTGGGCTTCCGCGCCGTTACGGTACAGGCAGGTTTCGGAATGCCTTTTGCGTATCTGTCGCCTGACTACTTCCACTTCTTCCGCACCTTTGTCGAGGAGGCGAAGAAGCGCAACATGCGCGTCTGGATCGTCGATGATGCTGGATATCCCAGCGGATTCGCAGGCGGCGAGTTCACTTCCGAGAAGCCCGAGCTGCGTATGCAGGCCCTTGAACTGACGCAGACAATTCCTGTCGCGGCGGGTCAGACGATCCAGAAGGCCATTGACCCCGCAACGGTGGCTGTTGCGGCCATCAATAAAGACGATGGCAAATTTATTCCTATAAAAGTTACAAATAACGAGATCGACTGGACAGTGCCGTCCGGCGACTGGCAGATCATGCTTGTTGAGCACCAGTTCCGCACTTCGCCGACACGCTCCGACACCAATCCTCGCCGCGTCAAAGACACCGAGCAATCACTCGAAGACTATCTCGACCCCGCCGCGACGATGCAGTTCATCGCCTTCACGCACGAGCAGTACAAGAAGTACGTGGGCGATGAGTTCGGCAAGACCATCATGGGCTTCCGCGGCGACGAGCCGGACTATTCGATTCGTGGCCTGCCCTGGACGCCGAAGTTTTTCGAGCGTTTCGAGCAGATCAAGGGCTACGACATTCACCCATATCTGGCCGCGCTTTTCTTGCAGAAGCTCACACCAGAGCAACAGCGCGCCAAGGCCGACTACTACGATGTCTTCTCCCAGATGTTTCGCGATGGCTTTTTCAAGGTGCAGGGCGAATGGTGCGCCGCCAATCACCTGGAGTACCAGGTCCACCTCAACCACGAAGAGATGGAGATGGCACTGACGCGCTCGGAGGGAGATTTCTTCCGCGACATGCGTTATGTTGAAGTGCCGGGCATTGATGCCATCTGGCATCAGATTGATCCTGATACGGTCTCCGACTATCCGCGCCTTGCGTCGTCGGTCTCGCACGTCTACGGCAAGCCACGTGCCTTCACCGAGAGCTTCGCTGCATATCGTCCCACACCAACACTGGAGCAGGCGCGCTACATCCTCAATGAGCAGTTCGTTCGTGGAGTCAACCTCGTTGAGGCGATGTACTTTCCTGCGACCAGCCGCGGCGTTCGTCCTCCGCCTGCATTCATGGCCGATCCCGGATTTCCTGCGCTCATGCAATACACACAGCGCGTCAGCTATCTGATGGCGATGGGCAGGCCTGCAGCGTCAGTTGCGCTGTACCTGCCATCAAGCTCGATGTGGATGGGTGACAGCGCTGCAGATGCAGCCTTCGTCTCCACCGAGCGGATGCTCTCCGAGCGGCAGATCGACTTCGATATCATCGGCGAAGATGCGCTGGCGCGCGATCTCATTGCAGGGCCCGGTTCTTTCATGACTCTCAGCGGCAACCGCTACACTACGGTGATTCTGCCGAGCATCTCGCTGTTATCGGAGGCTGCGCTTGATCGCTTGCGCGCCTTTGCTGCGAAGGGTGGACACGTCGTCTTCCTTGGACGTACACCATCGCTCATCGCAGGACGCACGATCCTCGACGGACGCGCTGCGACTGCGACTGATTTCTCGTGGGCCACGATTGTTCCCGGCGAACTTTCGCCAACACCTACCCCGCCGATGCAGCCTCCCGCAGCTCCGCCTGCGCTGCAGGTCGTTCCCGAAGCCTTCAGGCAAGCCATCGCTGCGACCGTTCCTGATCCCGACATCACACTCGATCAATCCACCACGGCGCTCCGCTACATGCGCCGCAGATTGAAGGACGCCGATGTCTATTTCTTCTTCAATGAGTCCGCTGAGCCTCTCGCACGCGCCGTTGCACTCCAAACTACGGGCAGACATGCAGAAGTATGGGACCCGCAAACAGGAGCGGTCGCGGCAATCAAATCCAGTGGAGCCAAAGGTGCTCGCAAGCTGCAACTTGCGCTGAAGCCCTACCAGACGGAGATCATCGTCATTCGCTGA
- a CDS encoding DUF4339 domain-containing protein, whose amino-acid sequence MQYQVTRNGQTYGPYTLEDLQRYVASGHILPSDLARTEEQTEWVPVAQILGMAAAPITDSAGVPAAPTAYAPGAGAAFENPPNLHWALELLLGFFTLGLFVVVWNLVLAAWAKRIEPISQALMYYIIATVLIVLNFGGSFGTFVAMAHHHQPHQNVVGGLIGIASWVVRLIARFVLRETLLQHYNGAEPIGLRLSAVMTFFFGGIYFQYKLNEINQIKQGFRYRSAVL is encoded by the coding sequence ATGCAGTATCAAGTTACCCGCAATGGTCAGACATATGGCCCCTATACTCTCGAAGATTTACAGCGGTATGTAGCCTCCGGCCATATTCTGCCGAGCGATCTTGCACGCACTGAAGAACAAACCGAGTGGGTTCCGGTGGCCCAAATTCTCGGAATGGCTGCTGCACCGATAACGGACTCTGCTGGCGTTCCTGCTGCGCCTACGGCATACGCGCCAGGTGCAGGCGCAGCATTTGAGAACCCGCCCAACCTCCATTGGGCGCTGGAACTGTTGCTGGGCTTCTTCACCCTCGGACTCTTCGTCGTGGTGTGGAACCTAGTGCTGGCGGCCTGGGCCAAGCGCATCGAACCTATCAGCCAGGCGCTGATGTACTACATCATCGCGACCGTCCTGATCGTACTGAACTTCGGTGGATCATTCGGTACGTTCGTCGCTATGGCTCATCACCATCAGCCGCACCAGAACGTTGTGGGAGGGTTGATCGGAATTGCAAGCTGGGTGGTGCGACTGATTGCCCGCTTCGTATTACGCGAGACACTCTTGCAGCATTACAACGGTGCGGAGCCGATTGGTCTCCGGCTGAGTGCGGTGATGACATTCTTCTTTGGTGGAATCTATTTCCAGTACAAGCTCAACGAGATTAACCAGATCAAGCAGGGCTTCCGCTACCGAAGCGCGGTGCTGTGA